Proteins co-encoded in one Neoarius graeffei isolate fNeoGra1 chromosome 11, fNeoGra1.pri, whole genome shotgun sequence genomic window:
- the zpcx gene encoding zona pellucida protein C, with amino-acid sequence MELEFRSTGRKKELDEVFLKMIMKDVQPFPMVEDEGFRAFVRKVDPTYILPTSKALKTRVVSNLGFSAFPASWSGPAESNVYQKGDSMYLQIYLHCSVVVSSALTPDTKSCNYNKTNSSWVELNGQTSVCECCASKCKGPPYGSPSNELKALVSTGPFFIKEAQLEEQSLSNSFSTTSQLGFSAGATPIVSGTLPTSVKRGPIVASAAVSGLVVDVASSPVLEMVIDIPQQTNTAKLGVSSHGVPTAKLNQTTSEEMHQEAHDWKSSIPDGGREYLADSPGLNDWNLGGDDPLKGLLSTEEELRGDVFMNDKWLQHDDLSDKKKHKEALTSMLEKPHEKSGEIMVLEQTEKVAKFKGDELGKLEYVKKTKLAFSQASDGSSSLSYEEERSPTRGEQEVEKSKLEMEWRKVEEEGSSKKLEKALLQSLLDLVRGLNKTRTDQ; translated from the exons ATGGAACTAGAGTTCCGGTCCACAG GAAGGAAGAAAGAGCTTGACGAGGTCTTCCTGAAAATGATTATGAAAGATGTGCAGCCTTTCCCCATGGTGGAAGATGAGGGTTTCAGAGCATTTGTGAGGAAGGTGGACCCCACATACATTCTACCAACCAGTAAAGCTCTGAAGACAAGG GTAGTATCTAATCTGGGCTTCTCTGCTTTTCCAGCTTCCTGGAGTGGTCCTGCTGAGTCTAATGTCTATCAAAAAGGAGACTCCATGTACTTGCAG ATTTACCTACACTGCAGCGTGGTTGTCTCTTCAGCATTGACTCCAGATACCAAATCCTGCAACTATAACAAGACCAATTCCAG ctgGGTTGAGTTGAATGGTCAGACAAGTGTATGTGAGTGCTGTGCATCAAAATGTAAAGGTCCTCCTTATGGCAGTCCATCAAATG AGTTGAAGGCGCTTGTGAGTACTGGTCCATTCTTCATTAAGGAAGCACAACTGGAGGAACAATCGCTGTCCAATTCCTTCAGTACCACCTCCCAACTTGGCTTTTCTGCAGGAGCAACTCCGATTGTATCTGGAACACTTCCAACCTCAGTGAAAAGGGGCCCAATTGTAGCTAGTGCGGCTGTATCGG GACTTGTGGTAGATGTTGCCTCTTCTCCAGTTCTGGAGATGGTAATTGACATCCCACAGCAGACAAACACAGCAAAACTTGGTGTGTCCAGTCATGGTGTTCCAACTGCAAAACTGAACCAGACCACTTCTGAGGAAATGCATCAGGAAGCTCATGACTGGAAGTCTTCAATTCCAGATGGTGGGAGAGAGTACCTGGCTGACTctcctggtctgaatgactggaaTTTGGGAGGTGATGACCCTTTGAAGGGACTTCTCTCAACAGAGGAGGAACTGAGAGGTGACGTGTTCATGAATGACAAATGGCTGCAGCATGATGACCTCTCGGACAAGAAAAAGCATAAGGAAGCTTTAACATCTATGCTAGAAAAGCCTCATGAGAAGAGCGGTGAAATTATGGTCCTTGAGCAGACAGAAAAAGTGGCTAAGTTTAAAGGAGATGAACTTGGAAAGCTGGAATATGTGAAGAAAACCAAGCTGGCTTTTAGTCAGGCTTCAGATGGCTCCAGTTCTCTCAGCTATGAGGAAGAAAGAAGTCCGACCAGGGGTGAGCAGGAGGTTGAGAAAAGTAAGCTGGAGATGGAATGGAGGAAGGTGGAAGAAGAGGGAAGTTCAAAGAAACTGGAAAAAGCTCTGTTGCAGTCCCTGTTGGACCTGGTGAG GGGTTTGAATAAGACGAGGACTGACCAGTGA